The Sulfurimonas sp. HSL3-2 genome segment TCACCTGTTCGAACTGTGCTTTTAACTCTCTTTTTTTGTCAAGGACAAGCACCTGGGATTTCAGATAGTCGATTCTCGCCGACTCCACATCTCTAAATGTATTTATATCAAGCGGCATCGATGCTTTGATGCCGTAGTTGTAGTAGTCCGTTTCACTTGAAAATGGAGTACCTGCTCCGCCATACTGCTGATTTTCCGACTTTTCCCAATTATACCCAGCCGTTATGCTGACTTTTGGCAGGTATTTTGATATGGTCACATTTTTATTGTACCTGTCTCTTTCTGTCTGACTGTTCGTCTGATAGATCACGATGTTGTTCTTTAAAAACTCATCCTCATCTAGTATTCTAAGCGTCGGTATCTCCGCCGTCTTATAATCCATATCGCTTATACTTTTAAACTGCGATATCAGTTTTTGTTCATTTGCTTCGATATCAAAAAGAGCCTGATTGGCTTCATTAGTCTGGATGATAGCACTGTCTAAAAATCCCGAATCCAGCTGACCGTTTAGGTATTCCTCTTTTTTCTGTTCCAGATTTATCTCGGAGTTTTTTATCTGAAGATCTTGTTTTTGTTTTCTGTATTCTGTCTGTTTTATCTGCATAAGCAGTGCGATAGTATCTTTTATAAGTTTTCTCTTTGCAACGTCCAAAGTGTAGTCAGAGTATTTTCTTGAAGCCTCGGCGAACTTGATGCCGTAGTAGATCCCACCGCTTTGAAAGATGGGCTGGTCCATCACGATAGCGGCTTTTTGAGACTCCTGAGTGTTCCCGTACGGGTTGCTTTTTGAGTAGGCATAGCTGACGACGAGCGGTTGTATCCAAGAATCTCTCAGCTTACTACTGTCGGCTTCGACTTTTTGGTAGTCGTATGAGAACTCCTGCTGTTTAATATCGGAGATATAGCTCTCTAGTTTTTGATCACTCTCTTTTGCAAAAGAGAGACTACAGACTGCTAACAGCGATATTAAGACGTTTAAAGCCCTCATCAATTTCCTCTTTAGTGATAGTTAACGGCGGCAATAGTCTTAATGTGTTTCTACCCGCTTTTAAAACCATAACACCGTTTTCTCTTGCACTGTTTATAACCTTTGACAAAGTATCTGCATCTTTAACACGCAGACCGCACATCATTCCGATACCCACTTTTTCCAAGAAAATATCTTTATGCAGGTTATAAAATCTCTCCAGGGCTTTGTCAAAAAGAAGCATCCCTATCTCCAGGTCTCCGCTTTGTTCATACTCACCGAGGATATCCATCACTTCACAGATCGCAGTAGAACTCAGATAGTTCCCTCCAAACGTCGAACCGTGGTCACCCGGACTGAAGATATCTTTTAACGTAGTCATAACGACACCCACAGGTACGCCGCCGCCCACGCCTTTTGCAAGACTTACGATATCCGGCTCTATCTCATAATGGTTTGAAGCCAGGAACTTCCCTGTTCTGTAAACACCTGTCTGCACCTCATCTACGATAAGCAGAATATCTCTGCTTTTTAGGAACTTCGCCAACTTCTGGACTTTTTCTTTGTCTTGAGGCTGAACCCCGCCCTCGCCCTGTACAAGTTCTATCATAACGGCTACGGTATGGTCATCGACCAGGCTTTCTATCTCGTCGATGTTTTTTGCATAGACGAAACCGTCAGGAAACGGTCCGAAATAGTTATGCATACTCTCTTGACCCGTTGCTTTGACAGTCGTGATAGTACGTCCGTGAAACGAGTGGTCTAGTGTAATGATCTTATATTTTTTTATCTGTCCGTCTTTTTCCCCGTACTTGCGTGCTATCTTGATGGCACCCTCGTTTGCTTCAGCCCCGCTGTTTCCGAAGAAACATTTCATATCATAGCCGCTTGCTTTTACAAGTTTCTCAGCAGCACGAGCTTGGGGTGCGATGTAGTAAAGGTTTGACATATGGATCATATCTTTTACCTGAGCGCATAAAGCGTTTGTAAGTCTCTCGTTACCGTGACCCACGCTCACAACTGCGATACCCGAAGTAAAATCTATATAATCTTTTCCGTTTGCATCTATTAATTTTGCGTTTTTACCGCTTACAAACTCTACGTCCGCTCTTGCGTATGTAGGTAAAACATATTTGTTATCTAATTCTTTTGTTGTCATGTCACAACCTTTATACTATTTTCTATTCTTTATAAGGAATTATACATCTAATCATCAAAAGAATTATTTAACTCTTTTGAAAACTAAACTATCCGATCTTTATTTGCACCTTATTCTCCTGAAAAACAGCGCTGTTACCTTCATAGCTTTTCTTACATGGTGTGAGGTTGTTCACTCCGTCCGTTCCTGAGTAGATAAGTACACAGTCGGGTCTTAGTCTGCTGTCCAGTCCCGCAGGCAGAGTCACGCTTCCCGTTTCTGAGACGACTTCGAGCATCTGTCCCTCTATGTAACCTAGAGAAGGGTTTACGTAGACTTTATTGTCCACCTTGAACTGTGAGTTTAGGCTTGCAGGCGACTTACATGTAATGAGAAAAAGGTCCTCGTTCATGTCAAAGTCTATATCCACTTCATCCAAAAATGCGAACTCTTCATCATCTGTCGTAAAACCCTCTTCGTAAGCTACTCTGCTTCGTCCTTTGACTTTTAAAAGACCGCCCTCGTCCGCTTCGCCAAAAGATCTGAAATGTTCTATGTACTCTGCTTCGCTCTTTAGCTCGATACCGAACTCATCGCATAAGATGCGTGCGAGTCCATACTCGCTTATGCCGATCTCGCTCTCTTTTTGCTTTGGCATCATCGAGAGATAATGCGTGCCGTAGTAGGTACGTATATCATCTTTTTCCAGGAAACTCTTTGCAGGGATGACAAGGTCAGCCGCAGCCGAGGTCTGGTTTTCATACAGCCCGAAATAGACAAGGTTTTCTACCTTCTCCAGCTCCGCTTTTACTCTTGCAGTGTCCGGCATCTGGTTTAGAGGATTTGTGCCTTGGATGAACACGGTATCAAACTGGCTGAACTTCGTGTCTACCTTGCTGACCTTTTTTGCCTTTAGCGTAAAAGGTGAGTCTATACCCTCTCTTGAAGAACCGAGGTAACTCACTCCGCATCCCTCTTTTCCAAAAAGCCCGAGTAGCGCGGCAAAAGAGTCAATGGCACGCATCACATCTGCACCGTCAAGATATTTTTGTATCCCCACTCCGCAGAGAATGGCTACTTTTTTACCGTTGATGATCTCTAAAAACTTTCCGATATCGCCAAGGGTCGCACCTATCTCCTCCAGCACGGCTTTGACACGTACAGTTTGAGTAAGTTCATAAAAATCTTCATGTTCTGTGGCACAACTGCTTACAAATGCATGGTCAACACTGCCTTCTATACACAAAAAACGTGAAAGCAGCATGGCGAACTGCATATCTCCATGTGGTTTTAACTGCACATGCAGGTCTGCCATGTCGGCTGCCTTTGTCTTTACAGGGTCGATGACGATGATACGTTTCTCTTTTAAAAGCGGCAGAAGATGTGACGAGGTCGTGTGCGGATTTCGTCCCCAAAATACGACTACTTCAGATTTTGCTATCTGTTCTGGGCTCATAACGTCGTTGTGCCCCCGCCCCGCGATGATGCCCGCTTCCCCTGCTCCGTCGCAAAGAGTTCCATCAGTCAATGTCGCACCGTGAGATGCAAAAAAGTAGTCTGTCACCTCCTGCATCAGTCCAAAGTTTCCGTGACCTCTGTAGTG includes the following:
- a CDS encoding molybdopterin-dependent oxidoreductase, whose translation is MSNLTACPLDCFDACTIEYDGGKLKALKKGFTQGFLCPHLNHYEEFARIETPRYKGEAITMDEALAHLKKIIKESQNILHYRGHGNFGLMQEVTDYFFASHGATLTDGTLCDGAGEAGIIAGRGHNDVMSPEQIAKSEVVVFWGRNPHTTSSHLLPLLKEKRIIVIDPVKTKAADMADLHVQLKPHGDMQFAMLLSRFLCIEGSVDHAFVSSCATEHEDFYELTQTVRVKAVLEEIGATLGDIGKFLEIINGKKVAILCGVGIQKYLDGADVMRAIDSFAALLGLFGKEGCGVSYLGSSREGIDSPFTLKAKKVSKVDTKFSQFDTVFIQGTNPLNQMPDTARVKAELEKVENLVYFGLYENQTSAAADLVIPAKSFLEKDDIRTYYGTHYLSMMPKQKESEIGISEYGLARILCDEFGIELKSEAEYIEHFRSFGEADEGGLLKVKGRSRVAYEEGFTTDDEEFAFLDEVDIDFDMNEDLFLITCKSPASLNSQFKVDNKVYVNPSLGYIEGQMLEVVSETGSVTLPAGLDSRLRPDCVLIYSGTDGVNNLTPCKKSYEGNSAVFQENKVQIKIG
- a CDS encoding TolC family protein; the protein is MRALNVLISLLAVCSLSFAKESDQKLESYISDIKQQEFSYDYQKVEADSSKLRDSWIQPLVVSYAYSKSNPYGNTQESQKAAIVMDQPIFQSGGIYYGIKFAEASRKYSDYTLDVAKRKLIKDTIALLMQIKQTEYRKQKQDLQIKNSEINLEQKKEEYLNGQLDSGFLDSAIIQTNEANQALFDIEANEQKLISQFKSISDMDYKTAEIPTLRILDEDEFLKNNIVIYQTNSQTERDRYNKNVTISKYLPKVSITAGYNWEKSENQQYGGAGTPFSSETDYYNYGIKASMPLDINTFRDVESARIDYLKSQVLVLDKKRELKAQFEQVMQNIKSFENKIQLSKKNRELYEKLLEDTEQLFHAGYKTQYDVDTLKNSVEVQKLDTKIYEIDKQLELLSLYEKFKDEI
- a CDS encoding acetylornithine transaminase; this translates as MTTKELDNKYVLPTYARADVEFVSGKNAKLIDANGKDYIDFTSGIAVVSVGHGNERLTNALCAQVKDMIHMSNLYYIAPQARAAEKLVKASGYDMKCFFGNSGAEANEGAIKIARKYGEKDGQIKKYKIITLDHSFHGRTITTVKATGQESMHNYFGPFPDGFVYAKNIDEIESLVDDHTVAVMIELVQGEGGVQPQDKEKVQKLAKFLKSRDILLIVDEVQTGVYRTGKFLASNHYEIEPDIVSLAKGVGGGVPVGVVMTTLKDIFSPGDHGSTFGGNYLSSTAICEVMDILGEYEQSGDLEIGMLLFDKALERFYNLHKDIFLEKVGIGMMCGLRVKDADTLSKVINSARENGVMVLKAGRNTLRLLPPLTITKEEIDEGFKRLNIAVSSL